In SAR202 cluster bacterium, a genomic segment contains:
- a CDS encoding IS5/IS1182 family transposase → MHRNMGNPSMIEAFLPEQVGRNERLERIAQVVDWEKMGKLVSDI, encoded by the coding sequence ATGCACCGCAATATGGGAAACCCGTCCATGATCGAAGCGTTCCTTCCCGAGCAGGTTGGGCGTAACGAGCGATTGGAGAGGATAGCCCAAGTTGTGGACTGGGAAAAGATGGGAAAGCTGGTGTCAGATATC
- the gyrB gene encoding DNA topoisomerase (ATP-hydrolyzing) subunit B, which produces MSTPDGKRPEAAYTSSDIQVLEGMEAVRRRPGMYIGSTDQRGLHHLIKEIVDNSVDEFMAGFCTKIRVTIHSDGKVDVLDDGRGIPVDKHKQTGMSGVETVLTTLHAGGKFGGKAYTVSGGLHGVGASVVNALSTWLRAEIYRYGNVYVQEFKRGHKTTDLKNSPLPPEEREKRGTLISFYPDPEIFKEIQYDFKVLAQKFKEYAYLNKGLEITFVSDWISDLFEKKEIVYHYEGGISQFVTDLNENRIALHKDPIYMDKVAEGGTIVEVAMQYNDSYSESVYSFANCINTIDGGTHLTGFRAALTRVINDYARKQKLMKESDANLAGEDVREGLSAVISVKLPEPQFEGQTKTKLGNAEVRNQVETVVAENLLIYLEDHPQDSKRIIDKCLTAQRAREAARKARELVIRKNAMDGGTLPGKLADCSDKNPERCELYLVEGDSAGGTAKMGRDRAFQAILPLRGKILNVEKAREDKMLAHEEIRALTIAIGAGLGEDFDLEKLRYHRIIIMTDADVDGSHIRTLLLTFFFRNMHPLITNGNLYIALPPLYKIWSGKKERYVYVEQEKEKAVKEFVGVKNLSIQRYKGLGEMSAEQLWETTMNPEKRTLLQVTQRDLAESDQIFSLLMGDVVGPRREFIERHALTVTNLDV; this is translated from the coding sequence ATGTCGACACCAGACGGAAAGCGCCCAGAGGCCGCCTATACCTCCAGTGACATCCAGGTACTTGAGGGTATGGAGGCGGTCAGGCGCCGCCCAGGCATGTACATCGGCAGCACCGACCAGCGCGGCCTCCACCACCTGATCAAGGAGATAGTGGACAACTCGGTCGACGAGTTCATGGCCGGGTTCTGCACGAAGATCAGGGTTACTATCCACAGCGACGGCAAAGTGGACGTTTTGGATGACGGCCGCGGCATACCCGTGGACAAGCACAAGCAGACCGGCATGTCCGGCGTTGAGACGGTGCTGACGACGCTGCATGCCGGCGGCAAGTTCGGCGGCAAAGCATATACGGTGTCCGGCGGCCTGCACGGCGTGGGCGCGTCCGTCGTCAACGCGCTGTCCACCTGGCTGCGCGCGGAGATATACAGATACGGCAACGTCTATGTCCAGGAATTCAAGCGCGGCCACAAGACGACGGATCTCAAGAACAGCCCGCTGCCTCCCGAAGAGAGGGAGAAGAGGGGCACGCTTATCTCCTTTTATCCCGATCCCGAGATATTCAAGGAGATACAGTACGACTTCAAGGTGCTGGCCCAGAAGTTCAAGGAGTATGCCTACCTGAACAAGGGGCTGGAGATCACTTTCGTAAGCGACTGGATTTCCGACCTGTTCGAGAAGAAGGAGATAGTCTATCACTACGAGGGCGGAATCTCCCAGTTCGTCACAGACCTGAACGAGAACCGCATTGCGCTCCACAAGGACCCGATTTACATGGATAAGGTGGCAGAGGGCGGCACCATCGTTGAGGTTGCGATGCAGTACAACGACAGCTATTCGGAGTCGGTCTACTCCTTTGCGAACTGCATCAACACCATCGACGGCGGGACGCACCTCACAGGCTTCCGCGCGGCGCTGACGCGCGTCATAAACGACTACGCGCGCAAGCAGAAGCTCATGAAGGAATCGGACGCCAACCTGGCGGGCGAGGACGTGCGCGAAGGCCTCAGCGCGGTGATCAGCGTCAAGCTGCCCGAGCCCCAGTTCGAGGGCCAGACGAAGACGAAGCTGGGCAACGCAGAGGTCCGCAACCAGGTGGAGACGGTCGTTGCCGAGAACCTGCTCATCTACCTGGAGGACCACCCGCAGGACTCCAAGCGAATCATCGACAAGTGCCTGACCGCCCAGCGCGCCCGCGAGGCCGCCCGGAAGGCGCGCGAGCTGGTCATCCGCAAGAACGCGATGGACGGCGGCACGTTGCCCGGCAAGCTGGCGGACTGCTCCGACAAGAACCCGGAGAGGTGCGAGCTGTACCTGGTGGAGGGCGACTCCGCCGGCGGCACCGCGAAGATGGGCCGCGACCGCGCTTTTCAGGCCATCCTTCCGCTGCGCGGCAAGATCCTGAACGTGGAGAAGGCGCGAGAGGACAAGATGCTTGCGCACGAGGAGATACGCGCCCTGACCATCGCCATCGGCGCGGGCCTCGGCGAGGACTTCGACCTTGAGAAGTTGCGGTACCACCGCATCATCATCATGACGGACGCGGACGTGGACGGCTCCCACATCCGGACGCTGCTCCTGACCTTCTTCTTCCGGAACATGCACCCGTTGATCACCAACGGGAACCTGTACATCGCGCTCCCGCCGCTGTACAAGATATGGTCCGGCAAGAAGGAGCGGTACGTCTACGTGGAGCAGGAGAAAGAGAAGGCCGTCAAGGAGTTCGTCGGGGTCAAGAACCTCAGCATCCAGCGCTACAAGGGTCTTGGCGAGATGAGTGCCGAGCAGCTCTGGGAGACGACGATGAACCCGGAGAAGCGCACGCTCCTGCAGGTCACCCAGCGCGACCTCGCAGAGTCCGACCAGATATTCTCGCTGCTGATGGGCGACGTCGTCGGCCCTCGCCGCGAGTTCATCGAGCGCCACGCGCTGACGGTCACGAACCTGGACGTGTAG
- a CDS encoding alpha/beta fold hydrolase has product MAANTTLRRAVYLPGNSGNREFWKPIAARLPNTYDNVFMGWPGMGTNPPDPNIRGFDDLMATVKKHMDIPVDLFGQSMGCLPALYFAIEYPQLVRRLVLAGASKGVDHKRANQWRSGALHAVGGVPEWLISAKIDLSDRLRAINIPTLLIWGSEDNVPVGEFLQATMPNARLVVIPGGGHRCPAEIPDAVAPHIAAFLTEP; this is encoded by the coding sequence ATGGCCGCCAATACCACCCTCCGTCGCGCTGTTTACCTCCCCGGCAACTCCGGCAACCGCGAGTTCTGGAAGCCGATTGCGGCCAGGCTGCCGAACACTTACGACAACGTCTTCATGGGCTGGCCCGGCATGGGGACAAACCCGCCGGACCCGAATATCCGCGGGTTCGACGACCTCATGGCCACCGTGAAGAAGCACATGGACATACCGGTCGACCTCTTCGGCCAGTCGATGGGCTGCCTGCCCGCGTTGTACTTCGCCATCGAGTACCCTCAGCTCGTACGCCGCCTCGTCCTCGCTGGGGCGTCCAAGGGCGTCGACCACAAGCGTGCCAACCAGTGGCGCTCCGGCGCGCTGCACGCCGTCGGCGGCGTCCCGGAGTGGCTCATCAGCGCCAAGATCGACCTTAGCGACAGGCTCCGGGCGATCAACATTCCCACGCTGCTGATATGGGGGAGCGAGGACAACGTGCCCGTTGGCGAATTCCTGCAGGCGACGATGCCGAACGCGCGCCTCGTCGTCATCCCCGGCGGCGGCCACCGGTGCCCGGCGGAGATCCCGGACGCGGTCGCTCCGCACATCGCCGCGTTTCTGACAGAGCCGTAG
- a CDS encoding DUF998 domain-containing protein, whose protein sequence is MKSVIMRNTELAASAIVCFAAYAFGILALHFMHPEIDPIRQHISKYVTAENGDILQSALLVLGLGTLALATGLWRSLSSSSTTKVELVLLALFGFGIILVMVFPTDAEGAPSTPTGTVHSIAFVFSCLCLIPAQILLSLKFRQDGRWRSFAPYSMAIALLVATAFVAFAATSGTEFTGLTQRIFVATFMAWLIATAFRLRYVARLDRAKRS, encoded by the coding sequence GTGAAGTCGGTCATAATGCGCAACACAGAACTTGCAGCTTCCGCTATTGTATGCTTCGCGGCTTATGCCTTCGGTATTTTAGCGCTGCACTTCATGCACCCTGAGATCGATCCGATACGACAGCATATTAGCAAGTACGTTACCGCGGAAAATGGAGATATTCTGCAGTCGGCGCTTTTAGTCTTGGGATTAGGAACGCTGGCCTTAGCTACCGGGCTATGGAGGAGCTTATCCTCATCCAGTACCACAAAGGTGGAATTGGTCCTCCTGGCGCTGTTTGGATTTGGAATCATACTTGTTATGGTTTTTCCCACAGATGCGGAGGGCGCTCCGTCGACACCAACCGGAACGGTGCACAGCATTGCCTTTGTCTTCTCTTGTCTCTGCCTTATACCCGCTCAGATACTGTTGTCGCTCAAGTTCCGGCAAGACGGCAGGTGGCGCTCGTTCGCACCTTACTCAATGGCCATTGCGCTGCTCGTTGCGACAGCTTTCGTAGCGTTTGCGGCTACGTCGGGGACGGAATTCACGGGCCTTACTCAGCGGATCTTCGTGGCGACGTTCATGGCGTGGCTGATTGCGACGGCGTTTCGTTTAAGGTATGTTGCCAGACTTGATCGGGCGAAGAGGAGCTAG
- a CDS encoding cysteine synthase family protein, whose protein sequence is MHRATTYCASNQHERHERPALTTRTQPRRGEPILPQSKAFRDFVAKYPPLLAIGNTPTARLDLGLEIGQAEIYAKFEHLNPGGSIKDRPVLRMLVEAILDGSLTKEKTVLDATSGNAGIAYAMIGAVLGYKVELVMPENASEERKKRIRAHGANIVFTDSMLGYDEALREVKRRHQSNPQLYFHCDQYGNKNNPLAHYDTTAEEIIRQVPDLTHFVAAVGTGGTISGVGRRLKEYNPAITIVGINPPEWPGVEGLKHLGEGHIIPSTFDESIVDRMLDGDVEKSYEMSKLLARKGLFAGQSSGAYVQGAYEVARQARKGKIVTIFNDIGERYFSTKMWDR, encoded by the coding sequence ATGCATCGCGCGACTACATATTGCGCATCCAATCAGCATGAACGCCACGAAAGGCCCGCTTTGACTACCAGGACCCAGCCGCGCCGAGGAGAGCCCATTTTGCCGCAGTCCAAAGCTTTCCGAGACTTCGTAGCCAAATACCCTCCCCTGCTCGCCATCGGCAACACCCCCACGGCGCGGCTCGATCTCGGCCTCGAAATCGGCCAGGCGGAGATCTACGCCAAGTTCGAGCACCTCAATCCCGGCGGCTCTATCAAGGACCGCCCCGTCCTTCGCATGCTGGTGGAGGCCATCCTGGACGGCTCGCTTACAAAGGAGAAGACGGTGCTGGACGCCACCTCCGGCAACGCCGGCATCGCGTATGCCATGATAGGCGCGGTGCTCGGGTACAAGGTGGAGCTCGTGATGCCGGAGAACGCCAGCGAGGAGCGCAAGAAGCGCATACGCGCGCACGGCGCGAACATCGTGTTCACGGACTCGATGCTCGGCTACGACGAGGCGCTGCGCGAGGTGAAGCGACGCCACCAGTCCAATCCGCAGCTCTACTTCCACTGCGATCAGTACGGCAACAAGAACAACCCGCTGGCGCACTACGACACAACGGCGGAGGAGATCATCCGGCAGGTCCCGGACCTCACCCACTTCGTCGCCGCCGTCGGCACGGGCGGCACCATCTCCGGCGTTGGCCGCAGGCTCAAGGAGTACAACCCGGCTATCACCATCGTGGGCATCAACCCGCCGGAGTGGCCGGGCGTGGAGGGACTCAAGCACCTGGGCGAGGGCCACATCATACCGAGCACCTTCGACGAGTCGATCGTGGACAGGATGCTCGACGGCGACGTGGAGAAATCCTACGAAATGTCGAAGCTGCTCGCTCGCAAGGGGCTCTTCGCAGGCCAGTCGTCCGGCGCATACGTCCAGGGCGCATACGAGGTCGCACGCCAGGCCCGCAAAGGCAAGATAGTCACGATCTTCAACGACATTGGCGAGCGGTACTTCAGCACGAAAATGTGGGACCGCTAA